The following proteins are encoded in a genomic region of Arachis ipaensis cultivar K30076 chromosome B02, Araip1.1, whole genome shotgun sequence:
- the LOC107624014 gene encoding uncharacterized protein LOC107624014, producing MALAILRERLQLLMPIEGEECWLKEMRGNLAILTTIVASITFLIGLNPPGGVIQSTDNGSIGQSVFAMADSSNYQGYLLANSLSFYSSIVSCIWLISGAPVRPGFPSLLLSTLMSVSLSLLAISYSFGAFIVIPHDYHVSRYVFNVFLSFFAVLAILFPCGRFLLLLLPTTPQDMNSSSPYIKEVYVSSKRINDIGYLQKYSNTQDAHE from the exons ATGGCTCTCGCGATTTTGCGTGAACGGCTTCAACTTCTGATGCCTATTGAGGGTGAGGAATGCTGGTTGAAGGAGATGAGAGGGAACCTGGCCATCTTAACAACCATAGTTGCAAGCATAACCTTCTTAATTGGTCTGAATCCACCCGGTGGGGTTATCCAAAGCACTGACAACGGATCCATCGGACAATCTGTGTTTGCTATGGCAGACAGTAGCAACTACCAAGGCTACCTTTTGGCCAACAGTTTATCTTTCTATTCATCTATAGTTTCCTGTATATGGCTTATAAGCGGTGCTCCGGTCCGTCCCGGTTTTCCATCGTTGTTGTTGTCAACCCTTATGAGCGTCTCCCTCAGTCTACTTGCCATATCCTACTCCTTCGGTGCTTTCATCGTCATACCTCACGACTATCATGTTTCCCGCTATGTCTTCAAcgttttcctttctttctttgcGGTTCTGGCGATTCTCTTTCCATGCGGCCGCTTTCTTCTATTGCTTTTGCCCACTACACCACAAG ATATGAATTCGTCTTCACCTTATATAAAAGAAGTATACGTCAGTTCCAAAAGAATAAACGACATTGGATATCTACAAAAATATTCCAACACTCAA GATGCTCATGAGTAA